The genomic DNA GGTGCGCTTGGAGAACCTCGCCCTCCCCAATCCGGGCGACCTCGACGACTCCAACAAGTTCTTCAAAGCGAACGGTGGATTCACCCTCGACGAGAATGGCGCGCCGAGCGACGGATACGCGTACGCGGCCATAGACATCACGGTGCGCAACACGTCGGACAAGACGCTGTACGCCGACGCAACGCAAGGTTGGTTCGGCACCGTCAAGAAGATGGGCGGAGAGCAGTTCTTCGCCCAAAGCGAGCCTTCTTGGCCGCTGTGGACAAGCGGCATCGAACATCCGATAGACAGCTGGAACGGGAACCCGTTCTTCGTGCCGATCCAGCCCGGCGAGACGAAGACGTTCACGGTGCTGCACGTCGTCGCCGCCAGCGACCTCGCCGACCCCACGTTCTCGTACCACTACCGCAACACCTCTTACGGCGGTCGCACCACGGCAACGTACCGCATCGGCGCTTTGACCCTTCCCTAGGAAGAAGCGCCGCGCAGCCACCCCTCCCCTGCGCGGAGCTCTCTTTCCTTCCCGTTCTGGGCCATCGGCGCAGCCTTCGCGGCTTCGAGGCTGCGCGCACGCCGCCCGCGAAGCGCATTCGCTCAAACGAACTTTTTCGCCTTCCTCAGAACAATCCCGCACCCTAGCCCGTATTGTTACCAGAGAGGTGAATGCATGCGCTTGCCGTTCCAGCGAAAAAACCAGCCCGCCGCAGCCCGCGACAGCCCGAAACCGCTTCGATCCGACGCGTTCTTGCTCGAAGCCATGGACGCGTGGGGCGATGTCGTGTATCGCGTCGCGCTGGCGCAGACCGGCTCGCCCAGCGACGCCGACGACGTGTTCCAGGACGTGTTCATGCGCCTGCTGGAACACGACACCGCGTTCGAAAGCGACGAGCACCTGAAAGCCTGGCTGCTGCGCGTCACGGTGAACCGCTGCCGCGACTTGGCGCGTTTGACCTGGAACCGCCGCACGGAAGGCTTCACGCGGGAGCATGCCGACATCCCCGCCCCCGACACGTTCGACGCCGACATCTGGGAGGTCGTGGGCGCGTTGCCGCCCGACCTGCGCATCCCGGTGCACCTGTTCTACGTCGAGGGCTACGCCACCGAAGAGATCGCGCGCATCACGGGATGCCGACCCAGCACCGTGCGAACCCGCCTCCACCGCGCCCGCGAGCAGTTGCGGAACATGCTGGAAGACGACCGCGGCCAACGCGAGTCGAGCCTTGCAAGCTGCCGCGACCCCCTGTGCCGAAAGGAGCCGAACCGTGACCGATCCCCGCAACCCCGGCCCACGCCCAACCGTGGATGAGTACCGCACCATGATGCGAGGAACGCACGTCCCGGACCAGCTGAAGCAAGCGACCCTGAGCGAAGCGGGCAGGCGCCGGGGCCGCAGCGCTAAAACCGTGCGGACAACCGTCCGAACAGGCGCGTCGGTCAGGCGACGCTCGGCGCTCGGGTTCGCCGTCGCCGCCTGCCTCGTGCTGGTCGCGGGAATCGGCGCAACGGCTTTCGCGATCAACGGCCCCGGCGGGTTCGGACCGGGGAAAACCGTAGAGCTGGAGTCCCAAGACTTCACGGGAGGCGGCGGCTACAGCGGTCCCTGGTACAACCCAGCCGACGACACGTTCTGGAGCTACGAATGGGCTGGATACAAGTATCATTTCCCTGTGCGGTGCGTCGGGAACAACATCGAATCCGTCACCTACGAAATCGAAGGCGAGCGCAGCTACTTCGAGATCATCGATAACACCGTCACCGCCGAGCAGCACGACAACGGCAAGCACGTGTTCAATTACACCAAGTCCGTTACGTTCGACTACGACCATCAGGAGTCGATCGACGACCAGCGTATCGTAGAAATCTACATCGGCTTCCCCCTTCCCGAAGAGGGGAAGGAAGCGTACGAATTGGCCCTTGCCGGCAAAAACTCGCTCGAAGCGAGCAGGCAGCTGAATACCGCCATCGAAAAAGGCGCGGCTCGGGAAATCTCGACCTCCCGATTGAAGCTCACCGCCACGTTCGCCGACGGCTCCATGCAAACGAAAACGTACCGCATCGCTCCGGTGCCCGATTTCGACGAACGATACGAGGCCTATTCCGATGCCCGTGCCGCATTTCAGAGCATCGAGCCTCCTTCAAGCGACGCCTCCCAGCAGGAGATCGACGATTACCTCGGCAAGATGCCTCAAATGCCCAAGCTTTACAACATCACCGAGCTCAACGAAGGGTGAACGCCGCGTTGGAACCCGCGCGCCGCAGTATCTTTTTATAACCAATATAGTCATGGACAAAAAGTGCCGATTTTCTTTATCCTCTATGAAGATAAGGCAAAGCGGTGCGCTTCTCACCAGGCATGATGGGAATTGCCTGATGCTCGATCCCTCTCTTTTAGGTCAAAAAACTACAGAATACTATAGCTTTTTGTCCATGATGAATTGACTTATATTATTTTGCTGCGACCCAAACGCTCGCATTACCAGTCGCATGCTAGCATTGAGGAAGCGGTCGCCCCACCCGCAGGAAAGACTCGCGAAACAAACCGCGTCGACACGGTGCGCAGCAAAGCACCCGCAAGCTTTGCCATCCCCATACTGCACCTCCCCGCATGCAAAAGGGCCGGATCCTTCGATCCGGCCCGGAAGTTGCTGGGCGCTTGCTGCTGGTATGCTGATGCCGCGTTCGCGAATGTGGTGACGGGTACGCCCTGGTTTCAAACCGACCGAAGCCGGCGGTTAGGCGGTCACCTGCGCTTTCATCGCATTGACGTGCTGGAACACGGCGGCGGCGCCCGGGATCACGTCCACGGAGCCGTCGGCGGCCACGGACAGCAGCGTGGGCGCCTGCATGATGCGGTAGCGCTGCGCCAGCTCCACGTTCTCTTCGGCCAGCAGCTCCTCGTAGACGATGCCGGCGGCATCCATTTCAGCTGCGGCGAATTTGCAGTTCGGGCACGTCCGCGTGGCAATGAGGTAGAGGCCTGCGGGAAGCGTGCTGTGGTCGGGCGCAGAGGCTTTCTCGATGCCCGGAACCGTCACGTGCGAGCCCGCCTGCCCGACGGTCTCGGCCGCGGCCGTCACGGCTACGGCGCCGTCTCGCGTCAAATGCGAATGCCCCAAGTCGTACTCCACACGGTCGGCGAACTCCTGCGACTTGCCGTCGTTCCAGTTCTTCACCGGGCGGTAGTAGCCGGTGATGCGCGAGTACACCTCGGTCTCCTCGTGGCAGCACGGGCACTCGTACACCTCGCCGGCGATGTAGCCGTGGTTCTTGCACACCGAATACGTGGGTGACATG from Eggerthella lenta DSM 2243 includes the following:
- a CDS encoding RNA polymerase sigma factor — encoded protein: MRLPFQRKNQPAAARDSPKPLRSDAFLLEAMDAWGDVVYRVALAQTGSPSDADDVFQDVFMRLLEHDTAFESDEHLKAWLLRVTVNRCRDLARLTWNRRTEGFTREHADIPAPDTFDADIWEVVGALPPDLRIPVHLFYVEGYATEEIARITGCRPSTVRTRLHRAREQLRNMLEDDRGQRESSLASCRDPLCRKEPNRDRSPQPRPTPNRG